One window from the genome of Myripristis murdjan chromosome 6, fMyrMur1.1, whole genome shotgun sequence encodes:
- the aagab gene encoding alpha- and gamma-adaptin-binding protein p34, translating into MSACEENTATTVPSVLITSCDGAFKEEELIKQILNTSTLPEPSKREETVVWYPWTINNKYYTADVRLCVVPSTFQMNSEIAQSMQAFIAYFDSTAKDGLEKLSPWISLVEDLAPEVLILVCDQVCENGVTRHEAQQWCLAHAFELVELNPQDLPDEDDDFPESTGVKRIVQALNANVWSSVEMKDEHSQGFGLMSSLVASRHNTRNCQDPPSSSLPTEGVLDSGEANSTESGDSTDKQADTIVDPMTDLDIQELANLTAGDADVENFERLFTKLKEMKDKASSLPHEQRKVHAEKVAKAFWMAIGGDEDEIEGLSSGEES; encoded by the exons ATGTCAGCGTGTGAAGAAAATACAGCAACGACCGTCCCATCTGTGCTCATCACAAGCTGCGACGGTGCTTTCAAGGAAGAAGAGCTAATAAAAC agATCTTGAATACAAGCACTTTGCCAGAGCCATCCAAACGAGAGGAAACAGTTGTGTGGTACCCATGGACCATCAACAACAAGTACTACACTGCAGATGTCAGGCTGTGCGTCGTGCCAAGCACATTCCAGATGAATTCAGAGATTGCTCAGTCCATGCAGGCTTTCATAGCTTACTTTGACAGCACGGCG AAGGATGGTTTGGAAAAGCTCTCTCCCTGGATATCGTTAGTGGAAGATCTCGCTCCAGAGGTGCTCATTCTGGTCTGTGACCAAGTCTGTGAAAATG GGGTAACTAGACATGAAGCACAGCAGTGGTGTTTGGCTCATGCCTTTGAGCTGGTGGAGCTTAATCCTCAAGATTTGCCAGATGAAGATG ATGATTTTCCAGAATCCACTGGAGTAAAGAGAATTGTCCAGGCTCTCAATGCCAACGTGTGGTCTAGTGTGGAGATGAAGGATG AGCACAGTCAGGGCTTTGGTTTGATGAGTAGTCTGGTGGCCTCGAGACACAACACCCGCAACTGCCAGGACCCACCA TCTTCCAGTCTGCCAACAGAGGGCGTACTTGACAGTGGGGAGGCTAACAGCACAGAGAGTGGCGACAGCACAGACAAGCAGGCAGACACAATAGTTG ATCCAATGACTGATTTGGACATCCAGGAACTCGCAAATCTCACTGCTGGGGATGCAGATGTGGAAAACTTTGAACGCCTCTTCACCAAATTGAAGGAAATGAAAG ACAAAGCATCATCATTACCTCATGAGCAGCGGAAAGTTCATGCAGAAAAG GTAGCAAAAGCTTTTTGGATGGCCATCGGTGGGGATGAAGATGAGATAGAGGGATTATCATCAGGAGAGGAAAGCTAA